The sequence below is a genomic window from Callithrix jacchus isolate 240 chromosome 16, calJac240_pri, whole genome shotgun sequence.
AACCTTCACAAGTTTTTCTTGCAATGATTCTCAAAGTCTTGGTAGGCATTCAAACTGGTTCtttcagattcttttcttttgttgctctGATCAAGTCAGCACACACCTCCTCCAGGGATTTTACGTTGCAACTCATTTTAGCGTGATCTGAATTCAGTGAATTGCCACCTCCGGCTCCATGGGTGTTTGCCTGGTATCTTTAAAAgccatggctgtaatcccagcactttgggaggcggaggcgggcggatcacctgaggtcacgggTTCGAGACCAcactgaccaacataaagaaaccctgtctctactaaaaatacaaaattagccaggtgtggtggcgcatgcctgtaatcccagctacttgggagattgaggcatgagaatcacttgacccagggaggcagaagttgcggtgagctgagatcgcaccattgcactcaggcctgggcaacaagagcgaaactccatctcaaaaaatagtaaaagcCATGGGTACTGCAAGGCTTCCTGAGCAACTTGGTCTGTAGGCAGGAGCAAACAGCAGTGAGTCAAGAGCAGGAGCAGGTGGAACACAGCTTCACACCACCTATGACTGTCTTCCTCAAGAGAGACcatgtttttttaatgtaggaaAATATTCACACACTTAGAAAAATCCATACACAGAGAATAAAGGAACTCTCCCATTTGCTGCTGACATCAGATGCCCAGTTTAGAGTCAACCACAGTTATACAGAACTCTTACACCAGCATGAACATATTTATtcacatacctttttttttgagacggagtttcgctcgttacccacgctggagtgcaatggcgcgatttcggctcaccacagcctctgcctcctgggttcaggcaattctcctgcctcagcctcctgagtagctgggattacaggcacgcgccaccatgcccagctaattttttgtatctttagtagagacgggatttcactatgttgaccaggatggtcgcgatatcttgaccttgtgatccacccacctcggcctcccaaagtgctgggattacaggcttgagccaccgtgcctggcctttttttttgagacagtcttactctgtcgccagtctggagtgcagtggcgcaatctcagctcactgcagcctctgcctcctgggttcaagcgattctcctgcctcagcctcccgagtagctgggactacagactcacgccaccatgcccagttaatttttatattttcagtagagacaggtttcaccatgttgaccagaatggtctcaatctcttgacctcgtgatccgcccaccgcaggctccaaaagtgctgggataacaggagtgagccactgtgtccagcctcacACAcctttttctaaaacacaaatggTAGATACTATGCTTTGGTTTTCAAACAGAGcttgttttattataaacaaaCATCATTCTCTGAAATTTAAAAGCTTTGAtagtttcatattatttttaaaacagccaCTAACAGAATGCAAAAGGCAATTTTATTACTATACATTAAAACATAAATCACATTTAAGGACCAACATTAAAAAATAGGCTCATTTCTCATCTTTATGCTGTTTCTCTTCACTGGCTTCTTCAGGGAATTCTTGGTCATAACCCATTAGATGGACAAAGTCATCAGGCTCTGGAAAGTGCATTGGATTAATCAACAGTGCTTTTGATTTAGCATGAAATGAGGTAAATATATGTGTAGTGTCCGGAATCGTCACATCATTCTGGTGAAACACTGTAGTCGTTTCTGCAAGCATAGCATTGTAGGTAATGGCTTTATAAGTGTCTGTCGTGGCATCATGGTACAATCGAATGACATAGCTTTTTGTAACAAAGTGAAGCACGACTGGGGAGATCACCGTAAAGACTCCTAGGATGCCACAAAATACGATTCGAACAGACAGAGGCAGATTTTCAAATAAATCATTATTGTGTATAACGAAGTATGGCAGACATATAAGGCTAAGCAGACTCGTAGAATAAGAGAAGCATCTCACacctaaatgggaaaaaaaaaaagagacatcaatacttttaaatttataaaagaatcaaTCTTTGACCTGCatgttaaatgaagaaaaaaagaaaaaaaaagaatcaatttatCCCACTAATTCTTCCGTCTTTCTTCTTACTGTATCAGATCAAGATGACAAAATCAAACCATAAATACAGTACTTATTACATTCCAAGCTCTGTTTTAaggattttacatattttgactTCAACGTCCATGCCACTGACCATTAGAACGCATTGCCTCTCCAGGCAGGAAATCTGCTTTAGCATTTAAGTGGCCTCTACCTCAGTTCCACAATAAAGTAGTTAATATTACTTAAAGATCCTTACTAATACTCT
It includes:
- the TMEM70 gene encoding transmembrane protein 70, mitochondrial; protein product: MLLLALGRPWAIELRLGRRRTALWAAAAFRGPRALVSRAAFCSRLSRPVACGSTGPWGAARLLRRPGRAQIPVCWEGCVRCSHTLSDKSEDGRLIYTGIMARAVFGVRCFSYSTSLLSLICLPYFVIHNNDLFENLPLSVRIVFCGILGVFTVISPVVLHFVTKSYVIRLYHDATTDTYKAITYNAMLAETTTVFHQNDVTIPDTTHIFTSFHAKSKALLINPMHFPEPDDFVHLMGYDQEFPEEASEEKQHKDEK